The Populus trichocarpa isolate Nisqually-1 chromosome 2, P.trichocarpa_v4.1, whole genome shotgun sequence genome has a window encoding:
- the LOC7462874 gene encoding probable BOI-related E3 ubiquitin-protein ligase 3 — MHSREAFLCLSEVTILIMALPQHQFQQHYQPQQQQQQQPKNLRNVYAIEGQISPAVAYLNPSNLQDQSQHPPYVPPFHVVGFAPVPVNDGSDGGFELQWNYRLEPKRKSLKEQDFLENHSQISSVDFLQPQSVSTGLGLSLDNAHVSSSGDSALLSLIGDDIDSELQQQHVEVDKFLKIQGDRLRQTILEKFQADQLQSISLVEEKVLQKLHEKEAEVESITKKNMELEERMEQLSMEAGAWQQRARYNENMINALKFNIQQVHAQSRDSREGCGDSEVDDTASCYNDHAIDFHLLCKDNNDMKELMICKVCRVNEVCMLLLPCKHLCLCKDCESKISFCPLCQSSKFIGMKVYM, encoded by the exons ATGCACAGTCGGGAAGCCTTTCTTTGTCTATCTGAAGTTACCATTCTCATCATGGCTCTTCCCCAGCACCAGTTTCAACAACACTACCAAcctcagcagcagcagcagcagcagcctaAGAATTTGAG AAATGTATACGCAATCGAAGGCCAGATTTCTCCTGCAGTAGCGTATTTGAATCCTTCTAATCTGCAAGATCAATCTCAGCATCCTCCCTATGTTCCACCTT TTCATGTGGTGGGGTTTGCTCCGGTTCCTGTCAATGATGGTAGTGATGGGGGATTTGAATTGCAATGGAATTATAGACTGGAACCCAAGAGAAAGAGCTTGAAGGAGCAAGATTTTTTGGAGAATCATTCCCAGATTTCATCCGTTGATTTCCTACAACCGCAATCAGTTTCAACTGGGTTAGGGTTGTCTCTTGACAATGCTCATGTTTCATCTTCCGGTGACTCGGCTTTGTTATCGCTTATtggtgatgatattgatagTGAATTACAGCAGCAGCATGTAGAGGTTGATAAATTCCTTAAAATTCag GGTGATCGACTACGGCAAACTATCCTAGAGAAGTTCCAAGCTGACCAACTTCAAAGTATCTCCCTTGTTGAAGAGAAGGTTCTTCAAAAACTTCATGAGAAAGAAGCAGAGGTGGAGAGCATTACTAAGAAGAACATGGAACTTGAGGAACGAATGGAACAGTTGTCTATGGAAGCAGGTGCATGGCAGCAACGGGCCAGATACAATGAAAACATGATAAATGCCCTCAAGTTTAATATTCAGCAAGTCCATGCTCAAAGTAGAGATAGTAGAGAAGGGTGTGGTGACAGTGAGGTGGATGATACAGCTTCGTGCTACAATGACCATGCTATCGATTTTCACCTGCTTTGCAAGGATAATAATGACATGAAGGAGCTGATGATTTGTAAGGTTTGCAGAGTGAATGAAGTTTGCATGCTTTTGTTACCTTGTAAGCATCTCTGCCTCTGTAAGGATTGTGAAAGTAAGATTAGTTTTTGTCCACTGTGTCAGTCCTCCAAGTTTATTGGCATGAAAGTCTATATGTAA
- the LOC7462875 gene encoding heat stress transcription factor B-4 has translation MALMLDNCEGILLSLDSHKSVPAPFLTKTYQLVDDPATDHIVSWGEDDTTFVVWRPPEFARDLLPNYFKHNNFSSFVRQLNTYGFRKIVPDRWEFANEFFKKGEKHLLCEIHRRKTAQPQVAINQHHPHSPFGVNGPSFFPFPSRTSISPSDSDEQANNWCDSPPLTSPPRGGVATATVIGGGGGFNSSVSALSEDNERLRRSNNMLMSELAHMKKLYNDIIYFVQNHVKPVAPSNSYSSSLLLCGPSPYATTNHVTSNGSLVQKPLNQLLGYYPTTAPTNPKQIPQVHVLINSPTTTSQSSLTILEEANNNGCKTKLFGVSLQTKKRLHPEYGSNPGNMETSKARLVLDKDDLGLNLMPLSRC, from the exons ATGGCTCTCATGTTAGATAACTGTGAAGGCATATTACTCTCATTAGACTCCCACAAATCAGTCCCAGCTCCTTTCCTTACCAAAACCTACCAACTGGTAGATGATCCAGCCACTGACCACATAGTTTCTTGGGGTGAAGATGACACTACTTTCGTTGTTTGGAGGCCACCTGAGTTTGCTCGTGATCTCCTTCCTAACTATTTCAAGCATAACAACTTCTCTAGCTTTGTCAGGCAACTCAATACCTAT GGGTTTAGGAAGATTGTACCTGACAGATGGGAGTTCGCTAATGAGTTTTTCAAGAAGGGAGAAAAACATTTACTTTGTGAAATCCATAGAAGAAAAACAGCTCAGCCACAAGTAGCCATTAATCAGCACCACCCACATTCTCCTTTTGGTGTTAACGGGCCCAGTTTCTTTCCTTTCCCAAGCAGAACCAGCATCTCTCCATCTGATTCAGATGAGCAAGCCAACAACTGGTGTGATTCACCTCCTCTCACTTCACCACCAAGAGGAGGAGTTGCTACCGCCACAGTTATTGGTGGTGGGGGTGGATTTAATAGTTCAGTCTCTGCGTTATCAGAAGATAATGAAAGACTAAGGAGAAGCAACAATATGCTAATGTCCGAGCTTGCGCACATGAAAAAGCTTTACAATGATATTATTTACTTTGTCCAAAATCATGTCAAGCCTGTTGCTCCCAGCAATTCCTACTCTTCTTCTTTGCTTCTTTGTGGCCCATCACCTTATGCTACAACAAATCATGTTACTTCTAATGGTTCTCTAGTACAGAAGCCCTTAAACCAGCTTCTTGGGTACTATCCTACAACTGCTCCAACTAACCCTAAGCAAATCCCTCAAGTTCATGTTTTGATCAACTCACCTACAACTACTTCACAGAGCTCTTTGACCATTCTTGAAGAAGCCAACAACAATGGTTGCAAGACAAAGTTGTTTGGTGTGTCattacaaacaaagaaaagattgcACCCAGAGTATGGTTCAAATCCAGGAAATATGGAAACTAGCAAGGCTCGTTTGGTGTTGGACAAGGATGATTTAGGATTGAATCTTATGCCTCTTTCAAGATGTTAG